One genomic region from Mauremys reevesii isolate NIE-2019 linkage group 7, ASM1616193v1, whole genome shotgun sequence encodes:
- the LOC120409010 gene encoding uncharacterized protein LOC120409010 isoform X2, whose amino-acid sequence MDTSEKPKSMAPGLNSEEKEEVEEEKEEDEEHVTKESSYAVSQDLFETPQSSQSRLLSTGKPSAKEGISETVQFGRCT is encoded by the exons ATGGATACCTCCGAGAAGCCCAAGTCAATGGCCCCTGGGCTGAACAgcgaggagaaggaggaggtggaggaagaaaaggaggaggatgaggaacATGTGACCAAGGAGTCTAGTTATGCTGTGAGCCAGGATCTGTTTGAGACTCCACAGTCCAGTCAGTCCCGGCTATTGAGCACGGGCAAGCCCAGTGCAAAGGAAGGGATCTCAG agactgtccagtttggccgatgtacatag
- the LOC120409010 gene encoding cyclin-dependent kinase 11B-like isoform X1, with the protein MDTSEKPKSMAPGLNSEEKEEVEEEKEEDEEHVTKESSYAVSQDLFETPQSSQSRLLSTGKPSAKEGISDEEKEEDSE; encoded by the exons ATGGATACCTCCGAGAAGCCCAAGTCAATGGCCCCTGGGCTGAACAgcgaggagaaggaggaggtggaggaagaaaaggaggaggatgaggaacATGTGACCAAGGAGTCTAGTTATGCTGTGAGCCAGGATCTGTTTGAGACTCCACAGTCCAGTCAGTCCCGGCTATTGAGCACGGGCAAGCCCAGTGCAAAGGAAGGGATCTCAG atgaggagaaagaagaggactcagaATGA